The following coding sequences are from one Candidatus Angelobacter sp. window:
- a CDS encoding PQQ-binding-like beta-propeller repeat protein — protein MLWTAPLGIGFGGPAVSAGKVYLLDRDDKVGDTLRVYDLSNGKELWTFAYAGPGKVEFPGSRSTPTVDGDRGYTVGMVGDLYCFSTTTQKPVWHKNIWTDFGGGSGVPASPFAPPAAGGQLPIWGIVQNPLIYRNLLIVASQAPQAGVVAYDKATGDIKWKTAPLTGTTTQSSPLNSGTSYVTPSLVKVGAEDQLVMITAAQGFGRAASGGRVNGIDPLTGKVLWTYTNFNCWIPVAHAVDAGEGRMLLAGGYNAGSAMIQVAKKADGTYGVTELFKNPDFGSHTQPPILYKDHFYAQYTTNERRDGLVCMSMSGEVKWKTGQNPAFVKGGAILADGLILATDGSKKLYLIEPDPAGFKPLASAELMEAGNNWAPIGLSDGKLLIRDQKKLIVVQVGQQGR, from the coding sequence GTGCTCTGGACTGCCCCGCTCGGCATCGGCTTCGGTGGCCCCGCCGTGAGCGCGGGCAAGGTTTATCTCCTCGATCGCGACGACAAGGTTGGCGACACGTTAAGGGTTTACGATCTTTCCAACGGCAAGGAACTCTGGACCTTCGCCTATGCCGGTCCGGGCAAAGTAGAGTTTCCCGGATCCCGGTCCACCCCAACCGTGGATGGCGACCGTGGTTACACCGTGGGTATGGTCGGAGATCTGTACTGCTTCAGCACGACGACCCAGAAGCCTGTCTGGCATAAAAACATCTGGACGGATTTCGGCGGCGGCAGCGGTGTCCCCGCCAGCCCGTTCGCGCCCCCCGCAGCGGGCGGCCAATTGCCAATATGGGGAATCGTTCAGAACCCGCTGATTTACCGCAACCTGCTGATCGTGGCCTCTCAGGCGCCCCAAGCGGGTGTGGTCGCGTACGACAAAGCGACCGGTGATATCAAATGGAAAACAGCTCCGCTCACTGGCACCACCACGCAGTCATCTCCGCTCAACAGCGGGACTTCGTACGTCACGCCCTCCTTGGTTAAAGTCGGCGCGGAAGATCAACTCGTCATGATAACCGCTGCACAGGGATTTGGCCGTGCCGCAAGCGGCGGAAGGGTCAACGGAATTGACCCGTTGACCGGGAAAGTCCTGTGGACCTACACCAACTTCAACTGCTGGATCCCGGTCGCTCACGCGGTGGACGCTGGCGAAGGACGGATGCTCCTGGCCGGCGGGTATAACGCAGGGTCCGCCATGATTCAGGTGGCAAAGAAGGCCGACGGGACCTATGGGGTTACCGAGTTGTTTAAGAACCCGGACTTCGGGTCTCATACCCAACCGCCGATCCTGTACAAGGACCATTTCTATGCGCAGTACACGACCAACGAACGGAGGGACGGGCTGGTGTGCATGAGCATGAGCGGCGAGGTCAAGTGGAAGACCGGACAGAATCCGGCGTTCGTCAAAGGCGGGGCAATCCTCGCCGACGGTCTGATCCTCGCCACCGACGGCAGCAAGAAGCTGTATCTCATCGAACCCGATCCGGCGGGATTCAAACCGCTGGCCAGCGCCGAGTTGATGGAAGCCGGTAACAACTGGGCACCCATAGGGCTGTCAGACGGCAAACTGCTGATACGCGACCAAAAGAAGTTGATCGTCGTACAGGTCGGTCAACAAGGGCGATAA
- a CDS encoding aldo/keto reductase, giving the protein MQKRTLGKSNLEVSAIGLGCMGMSSGYGPAGETQAMIAVIRSAVENGVTFFDTAEIYGPFKNEELVGEALAPFRERVKIATKFGFKIGPNGERMDGLDSRPAHIKEVAEASLKRLKTDVIDLFYQHRVDPDVPIEDVAGAVKELIQAGKVKHFGLSEAGAKTIRRANAVHPVTALQSEYSLFWREPEAEIMPTLEELGIGFVPFSPLGKGFLTGKIDENTKFDATDFRNVVPRFSPEARKANQAVVDLLNSIAARMKATPAQIALAWLLAQKPWIVPIPGTTKLPRLLENLGAASVKLTPEDLREINAASNQITFQGARYPEHLQKLVGR; this is encoded by the coding sequence ATGCAAAAGCGCACACTCGGTAAGAGCAATTTGGAAGTCTCGGCCATCGGGCTGGGCTGTATGGGCATGAGCTCGGGCTACGGTCCGGCGGGAGAGACGCAGGCGATGATCGCGGTGATTCGATCCGCCGTCGAAAACGGCGTCACCTTCTTTGACACCGCGGAAATCTACGGTCCATTCAAGAACGAGGAACTTGTGGGCGAAGCCCTCGCTCCTTTCCGCGAGCGGGTGAAGATCGCCACAAAGTTTGGATTCAAAATTGGGCCGAATGGGGAGCGCATGGACGGCCTCGACAGTCGGCCCGCCCACATCAAGGAAGTCGCGGAGGCCTCGCTAAAGCGGCTCAAAACCGATGTCATTGACCTCTTCTATCAGCACCGCGTTGATCCGGACGTGCCCATCGAGGATGTGGCCGGGGCGGTGAAGGAACTGATCCAAGCCGGCAAAGTGAAGCATTTCGGCCTTTCGGAAGCTGGCGCGAAAACCATCCGGCGCGCCAATGCGGTCCACCCGGTCACCGCCTTGCAGAGCGAATACTCCCTGTTTTGGCGGGAACCAGAGGCGGAGATTATGCCGACGCTCGAGGAACTCGGAATCGGCTTCGTGCCCTTCAGCCCGCTCGGCAAGGGGTTCCTCACGGGCAAGATTGACGAAAACACCAAGTTCGACGCCACGGATTTTCGGAACGTCGTGCCCCGCTTCTCGCCCGAGGCCCGGAAGGCGAACCAGGCCGTGGTCGATCTCCTCAATTCAATCGCCGCTCGGATGAAGGCAACACCTGCCCAGATCGCCCTCGCCTGGTTGCTGGCCCAAAAGCCGTGGATCGTGCCGATTCCCGGGACGACGAAACTGCCGCGCCTGCTCGAAAACCTCGGAGCCGCCTCGGTCAAACTAACACCGGAGGACCTGCGCGAAATCAACGCCGCCTCCAATCAGATCACGTTTCAGGGAGCCCGTTATCCCGAACACCTGCAGAAGCTGGTTGGCCGCTAA
- a CDS encoding AraC family transcriptional regulator: MADRFRITKAWAQRFAVEKIAVPTLLRRAGLPASLFQQEKIYVTTAELFALWRTVAEMSPDPGFGLKLGTELRFERSHPVSIAGVCSRTFGDALQRLARYKQLTCPEEIRVHRKAQEASVEFFFVEAREAQPDIMVDLGLSWILCVARRGTDGEIAPLRLELTRPAKHRTLLERHFGCRVRFKADRDALVFRSSDLDRSFVTHNEELVAMIGTQLDSELKARNASVNVSDRVKDALRHSLAGKRPTLQDVAQELGMSTRTLQRRLTDGGITFQQLVEETRRELARHYLKQPTVELNEAAFLLGFEDANSFFRAFQVWEGTSPTDWRNRVWKK; encoded by the coding sequence ATGGCTGATCGATTCCGAATTACCAAAGCTTGGGCGCAGCGATTCGCGGTGGAGAAGATAGCCGTACCGACATTGCTTCGACGCGCCGGACTGCCCGCCAGTCTTTTCCAGCAAGAGAAAATCTACGTCACGACGGCCGAACTCTTCGCGCTTTGGCGGACCGTTGCCGAAATGAGTCCCGATCCCGGTTTTGGGCTGAAGCTGGGCACAGAATTACGATTCGAGCGCAGCCACCCGGTTTCGATCGCCGGAGTTTGCAGCCGGACATTCGGCGATGCTTTACAACGGCTCGCTCGTTACAAACAACTGACGTGCCCGGAGGAAATTCGCGTCCACAGAAAAGCACAGGAAGCCTCGGTGGAATTCTTCTTCGTCGAAGCCCGGGAAGCTCAACCCGACATCATGGTTGATTTGGGGCTCTCATGGATCTTGTGTGTTGCTCGGCGCGGCACCGATGGCGAAATCGCGCCGCTGCGATTGGAGCTGACCCGGCCCGCGAAGCATCGCACATTGCTGGAACGACATTTTGGCTGCCGTGTGCGATTCAAGGCCGACCGCGACGCCCTGGTATTTCGCAGCAGTGATCTCGACCGCTCCTTTGTGACTCATAATGAAGAATTGGTGGCGATGATCGGAACGCAGTTGGACTCCGAACTCAAAGCCCGGAACGCGAGTGTGAATGTAAGCGACCGGGTGAAGGACGCTCTCAGGCATTCATTGGCCGGAAAGCGGCCGACGCTGCAAGATGTCGCTCAAGAACTTGGCATGAGCACACGCACCCTTCAGCGTCGCCTGACTGACGGAGGCATCACCTTTCAACAACTCGTTGAAGAGACCCGACGTGAACTTGCCCGGCATTATCTGAAACAACCCACGGTGGAACTGAACGAAGCCGCCTTCTTGCTGGGCTTTGAAGACGCCAATTCGTTCTTTCGTGCCTTTCAAGTCTGGGAAGGAACGTCGCCCACCGACTGGCGGAATCGCGTTTGGAAAAAATGA